CGAGGTCTGTTACCTGATTTATAGCTCTCATCATGCTCTTCATCGACTACGATCAATCCTAAATGTTGCAGCGGCAAGAAAAGCGCTGAACGTGTTCCTGCGATGATGGAAATTTTGCCCTCGGCAAGATCACTGAGGATCTGCTCTTTTTTCTTAGCACTAATTTTTGAGTGCCAAATGGCAACGTGTGTGCCAAAATGGTGCTTTAGGCGGTTTTTCATCTGAGGTGTTAGACCAATCTCGGGAAGCAAAAATATCGCTTGTTTGCCCTCATTGATTGTTTTTTCAAAGAGTTTCATATAAATTTCAGTTTTACCACTCCCCGTATCGCCAAAAAGCAGCGATCTGGGATGCGCTTCGATAAAGTCATACGCTTTTTGCTGTTCAGTAGAAAGTGTGATGTCTATCGTAATTTTTTCGTTTACATGTAAAGCATTTGGAGCATACGGCACAAAAAGGCTCAGCGCTTCACCGAGTGAGCAGACATAATACTCTGCGATAAAACGCGCGAGTTCAAGCGTTTTTGGAGGGTAAAAAGTTTTACATGTAAAGGAAATTGACTCGCAATCAAATTCAGGTTTTTCCACCTCTGTTGCGACGACACCTTGCGTGGTTCGTTTGGAAAGTGTGACTTCAACGATAGTCCCTAAAAGAAGCGATTGCTCCGACTGATAGGTTAAAGGCGAAAGTGGGGATTTTAAAAGAGCAATATGGTAGTAAAACACATTAACTAGCGAGTGAGTTCAGTACAATAAGTACCTGCAGTACAATTAAAAGTACCTGTAGCGTTATTATAAAAAAATGTATGTGCTGTGCCCATAACTCTAAATTCATACGTATTTGCAGTGTTTGTTTTTACCCAAGCACCATCTTTATTTGCTTCTGACATAATAGGATATTCTAAGATATTGGAACTATTGCCATCATTATAATTAAACAATCTTCCTGCTACATTATCAAGTGATTGGGGAAGAAACGTTGTAGCACCTTCAAGCATATTTTTCGATTTTTGAAGAGCAATACCGCTACGAATCGCAGATACTTGCGATTTGCCTTTAACAATCATCGCATCATCACGTGTAACAACAAGTCTTGGAATAGCTACAGCCGCTAAAATACCTAATACAACAATGACAAAAATTAGTTCGATCATCGTAAAAGCAGATTTATTTTTGGTATAAGGCAAAATAGCTCCTCTTTAAAGCATAAATACATAAGAGATTATTCGAGCAAACTTTCAATTTGCCCGAATAAGTAAAAATTACCAAGTAACGCCAGAACCGCCAAAGCTATATGTTTTATTACCATCAGTATCTGCAACACCTGCACTAGTAAGAGTAAGTCCCATTAGTTTTGATGATGCTGCCGCAACACCTTTACATACGATAGTTGCATTTGCTTTAGCATATATCAGTTGAATACCATTAGCAGCTCCACCTGTAACTGTTGCAGTTGGTTGAATTGTAATACAGCCAGAAGCATCTGGGAATTTTACCTGTGTTGTTGTGGCATTCATATCTGCACCAACATTGTCAAAAGTAGTTACATTGGTCATGTCACTTAATTTTGTACTCAAAGTACCTTTTGCTGTATAGTAAGAAGCAATATCATGGACTGCTGTTGCCAAATCCGTTGCAGATCTAGCAATCGTTGCATCATCTCGTGTTGCTGTCAATCTTGGGATAGCCACCGCCGCCAAAATACCTAAAATAACAATGACGAAGATCAATTCGATCATCGTGAAACCTTTTTTCATTTTAACTCCTTGTTGTTTTGTTAGCCAATACACTTATTGACCACGTGAAAGCGATTCTATAACAATATTTTTAAAGCTAGACTTAAATCTCGTCCATTTGGTGTAACAGCTTTGTAACTTCCTCTTCCAGCATAAAATTATCGTAGCATTTTCCCACATAGGCGTAGAGTAACTCTTTGGGATCGATCGTGCTTTTGCCTTTAAATTGCTCTTTAAAATCGGCTTCAAACTGCAGCGCAAAGGCACCTTCTAGCTTGATGTCAAAGTCTTTGCCACCAAGGCTAATGGTTATTTTACTCATCGACCGAGCACGGCTTCGATTTTGCTGAGAAGATCATCGGCATTGACATCTTTATTGATCAGGTCTTGCTCTAGTTTTGCAATTTGCACATTTTTAGCTTCTGCCAAGGCTTTGGCTTTGATGACTTCTTGGCGTAAAGCTTCATTTTGCGCTAGAAGATCTTTATATTTTTCCAAAAGTTCCGCTATCTTTTGGCTTAATGTGCTAATGTTTCTCTCTTCTTCAAACATTTAGGACTCCATTGTGGTCTGTTTGGTATAATTGTAACAAAATAATGAGAAAAGTATCAACTATGAGCGAATTTTATTTAGAAAGTCCCTATCAGCCCTCGGGCGACCAACCGCAAGCTATCGATAAACTCGTTGCCTCTATCAAGAAAGGAAGCCGCTACCAAACGCTTATTGGTGTCACGGGTAGTGGTAAAACCTACACGATGGCGCAGATCATCCAAAAACTTAAAATGCCAACCCTCATCATGACGCACAATAAAACCCTTGCGGCACAACTTTACAGCGAATTTAAGGGCTTTTTTCCTAAAAATCATGTGGAGTATTTTATCAGTTATTACGACTACTACCAGCCTGAGGCGTACATACCACGCAGTGATCTTTTCATCGAAAAAGACAGCTCCATCAACGAAGAGTTAGAGCGCTTGCGCCTGAGTGCAACGGCTTCACTGCTTAGTTTTGATGATGTCATTTGTGTCGCTTCGGTTTCGGCTAACTACGGCTTGGGTGATCCTAATGAATACAAAGAGATGGTGCTCGTCATCGAAAAAGGTGAAAGTTTCAACCAAAAGAAGCTTCTTTTGCGTCTTGTCGACATGGGCTATAAACGCAATGACACCTTTTTTGATCGTGGATGTTTTCGTGTGAGTGGCGATGTCATCGATATTTACCCTGCTTACAGTGAAGAAGAAGCGGTGCGTGTTGAATTTTTTGGCGATGAAGTGGAGAGTATCAACTACTTTGAAGTCTTCCTCAATAAAAAAATGCAAAACCTGAACAAAATCGTCATCTATGCCGCCAATCAGTTTATCGTTGGACACGAAAGGCTTCAAAAAGCGATCAAATCCATCGAACAAGAGTTGGGTGAACGGCTTGAATACTTTAAAAAAGAAGACAAACTGGTCGAATACCAACGCCTTAAACAACGCGTTGAGTTTGA
Above is a genomic segment from Sulfurospirillum halorespirans DSM 13726 containing:
- a CDS encoding type II secretion system protein, whose amino-acid sequence is MPYTKNKSAFTMIELIFVIVVLGILAAVAIPRLVVTRDDAMIVKGKSQVSAIRSGIALQKSKNMLEGATTFLPQSLDNVAGRLFNYNDGNSSNILEYPIMSEANKDGAWVKTNTANTYEFRVMGTAHTFFYNNATGTFNCTAGTYCTELTR
- a CDS encoding ABC transporter, which codes for MFEEERNISTLSQKIAELLEKYKDLLAQNEALRQEVIKAKALAEAKNVQIAKLEQDLINKDVNADDLLSKIEAVLGR
- a CDS encoding type II secretion system protein, producing the protein MKKGFTMIELIFVIVILGILAAVAIPRLTATRDDATIARSATDLATAVHDIASYYTAKGTLSTKLSDMTNVTTFDNVGADMNATTTQVKFPDASGCITIQPTATVTGGAANGIQLIYAKANATIVCKGVAAASSKLMGLTLTSAGVADTDGNKTYSFGGSGVTW